A single window of Acidobacteriota bacterium DNA harbors:
- a CDS encoding gamma-carboxymuconolactone decarboxylase has protein sequence MDDSERHAAGMAIRREILGDAYVNRTVADTTDATTEIQDLITRYAWGEVWTRPGLDHRTRRVLVIGTQIALRQWDQYRIHVRAALAEGGFSMDDINEIVLQQAIYCGAPAALTAINVARQVLDEIGDGS, from the coding sequence ATGGACGACAGCGAACGGCACGCGGCGGGAATGGCGATACGGCGGGAGATTCTGGGCGACGCCTACGTCAACCGGACGGTCGCCGATACGACCGACGCCACCACGGAGATCCAGGACCTGATCACGCGCTACGCGTGGGGAGAAGTCTGGACGCGGCCGGGCCTCGACCACCGCACGCGCCGCGTGCTGGTGATCGGCACGCAGATCGCGCTCCGGCAGTGGGACCAGTACCGGATACACGTGCGGGCGGCGCTCGCCGAGGGCGGGTTCTCCATGGACGACATCAACGAGATCGTGCTCCAGCAGGCGATCTACTGCGGGGCGCCGGCGGCGCTGACGGCCATCAACGTCGCTCGGCAGGTCCTCGACGAGATCGGGGACGGCTCATGA
- a CDS encoding DASS family sodium-coupled anion symporter, whose protein sequence is MTAGDAGPAAGAASPAAPGSGAQGTSGSNVTTAGLLGAAALTGFILILPTPEGLPPEAHRLAALFAGVLVLWSTEALPIAVTSLLALALQPLFGLTSLVSGRPPTPGAIFGAAAANFMSSVFFFVLVMFAIAYAWVKTGLARRFALWLIARAGTDATRAVYVFMIGTGLISMVVSDVPAAAIFMAIAVGILDKLGLRPGSRFGRAVMIGIPIAALIGGVGTPAGSSINLLGLVMIEQAGGERVPFLHWMAIGIPMVAVLLPVAAWVLVKFFPPEIASIGDLEEIHDERRRIGPVSTAEWKVIAIMGAMLTLWIASTWLPVFDTFLVAVVGAVAMFLPGIGLFTWKEVQQVTGWDTLMVIGGVTSLGQASSRTGLAAWLAESALGGLADWNAVALIAAISAFTVVIHLMLPIAPVINAVMIPPIMVLGAAAGVNPALYALPVIFTASCAFLLPLDAVPLVTYSRGYYRMFDMLPPGLVISAVWVVLMTALLIVIGPLVGLL, encoded by the coding sequence ATGACCGCGGGGGATGCCGGCCCGGCCGCCGGCGCCGCGAGCCCCGCCGCACCGGGGTCGGGCGCCCAGGGCACAAGCGGCTCGAACGTCACCACTGCCGGGCTGCTGGGCGCGGCGGCCCTGACCGGCTTCATCCTGATCCTGCCGACGCCGGAAGGGCTCCCGCCGGAGGCGCATCGGCTGGCCGCGCTGTTCGCCGGCGTGCTGGTGCTGTGGTCCACCGAGGCGCTGCCGATCGCGGTGACCTCCCTGCTGGCCCTGGCCCTGCAGCCGCTCTTCGGCCTCACCTCGCTGGTCAGCGGGCGGCCGCCCACCCCCGGCGCCATCTTCGGGGCGGCCGCCGCCAACTTCATGAGCAGCGTCTTCTTCTTCGTGCTCGTGATGTTCGCCATCGCCTACGCGTGGGTGAAGACCGGCCTGGCCCGCCGCTTCGCGCTGTGGCTGATCGCGCGGGCGGGCACCGACGCCACGCGGGCCGTGTACGTGTTCATGATCGGCACCGGCCTGATCTCGATGGTCGTTTCCGACGTGCCCGCCGCCGCCATCTTCATGGCCATCGCCGTCGGCATCCTCGACAAGCTGGGGCTGCGGCCCGGCTCCCGCTTCGGCCGGGCGGTGATGATCGGCATCCCGATCGCGGCGCTGATCGGCGGCGTCGGCACGCCGGCGGGCAGCTCGATCAACCTGCTCGGCCTGGTCATGATCGAGCAGGCCGGCGGCGAGCGCGTCCCGTTCCTGCACTGGATGGCGATCGGCATCCCGATGGTAGCCGTCCTGCTGCCGGTGGCGGCCTGGGTGCTGGTGAAGTTCTTTCCACCGGAGATCGCCTCCATCGGCGACCTGGAGGAGATTCACGACGAGCGGCGCCGGATCGGGCCGGTCAGCACCGCCGAGTGGAAGGTGATCGCCATCATGGGGGCGATGCTCACCCTCTGGATCGCCAGCACGTGGCTGCCGGTGTTCGACACCTTCCTGGTCGCCGTCGTCGGCGCTGTGGCGATGTTCCTGCCCGGCATCGGCCTCTTCACCTGGAAGGAGGTCCAGCAGGTCACCGGCTGGGACACGCTGATGGTGATCGGCGGCGTGACGTCGCTGGGCCAGGCGTCGTCGCGGACCGGTCTGGCGGCGTGGCTCGCCGAGTCGGCCCTGGGCGGCCTCGCCGACTGGAACGCCGTCGCCCTCATCGCCGCGATCAGCGCCTTCACGGTGGTCATCCACCTGATGCTGCCGATCGCGCCGGTCATCAACGCCGTGATGATCCCGCCGATCATGGTGCTCGGCGCGGCGGCCGGCGTGAACCCGGCCCTCTACGCGCTGCCGGTCATCTTCACCGCGTCGTGCGCCTTCCTGCTGCCGCTCGACGCCGTGCCCCTGGTCACCTACAGCCGGGGCTACTACCGGATGTTCGACATGCTGCCGCCAGGCCTCGTGATCAGCGCGGTATGGGTCGTGCTGATGACGGCGCTGCTGATCGTGATCGGGCCGCTGGTGGGGTTGCTGTAG
- a CDS encoding sodium:solute symporter, with product MHLLDWTIIVAYLAWVLYDGVKRARGTGAVDGYFLASRSLPWWAVGLSVMATQMSAITLVGTTGQGYDDGIRFVQFYFGLPLAMIILSVTLVPFFHRARVFTAYEYLERRFDARTRALTSLLFLLSRGLGAGVVIAAPAVILSIVLGWSLPLTILAIGIPTTLYTMLGGVQAVTWADVKQMVVIMIGVTAAVTALIVGLPDDVSLEPVLHVAGATGRLQAIDFTFDLNETYTFWSGLIGGLFLALGYFGCDQSQVQRYLTAKSVDAGRQSLLMSAFAKIPLQVLILTMGVLVFCFYLFTEPPMLFNASHEAAVEASGRAGEYRALDDEFRAAHADRRADAAAVVAARQAGDDGAAQSATAAFVESDGRVNDVRARARDLVRDVTGDAAYSDVNYVFPTFITTQLPIGLVGLLIAAIFAAAMSSIAAELNALSAASTIDFYRRHFRPGASDAHYLLVSKLATGFWGIFAAIIALYAANLGSLIEVVNRFGSFFYGSLLGVFVLAVGMPRSTAAGAFWGLIGGMASVAVVATLTDVSFMWHNLVGVAAVCVIGWISTLGRPAA from the coding sequence ATGCACCTCCTCGACTGGACGATCATCGTCGCCTACCTCGCCTGGGTCCTCTACGACGGCGTGAAGCGCGCGCGAGGCACCGGCGCGGTCGACGGCTACTTCCTGGCGTCGCGCTCGCTGCCGTGGTGGGCGGTCGGGCTGTCGGTGATGGCGACCCAGATGAGCGCGATCACCCTGGTCGGCACCACCGGGCAGGGCTACGACGACGGCATCCGCTTCGTGCAGTTCTACTTCGGGCTGCCGCTGGCGATGATCATCCTGTCGGTGACCCTGGTGCCGTTCTTCCACCGGGCGCGGGTGTTCACCGCCTACGAGTACCTGGAGCGGCGCTTCGACGCGCGGACGCGGGCGCTGACGAGCCTGCTGTTCCTGCTCTCGCGCGGCCTCGGGGCGGGGGTGGTCATCGCGGCGCCGGCCGTCATCCTCTCCATCGTGCTCGGGTGGAGCCTGCCGCTCACGATCCTGGCCATCGGGATTCCGACGACCCTGTACACGATGCTGGGCGGGGTGCAGGCCGTCACCTGGGCCGACGTCAAGCAGATGGTGGTGATCATGATCGGCGTCACCGCCGCGGTGACCGCCCTCATCGTCGGCCTGCCGGACGACGTGAGCCTCGAGCCGGTGCTCCATGTCGCCGGCGCCACCGGGCGGTTGCAGGCGATCGACTTCACCTTCGACCTGAACGAGACCTACACCTTCTGGTCGGGCCTCATCGGCGGGCTGTTCCTGGCGCTGGGCTACTTCGGCTGCGACCAGAGCCAGGTACAGCGCTACCTGACCGCGAAGTCGGTGGACGCGGGGCGGCAGTCGCTGCTGATGAGCGCGTTCGCGAAGATTCCGCTGCAGGTGCTCATCCTGACGATGGGCGTGCTCGTCTTCTGCTTCTACCTGTTCACCGAGCCGCCGATGCTCTTCAACGCGTCGCACGAGGCGGCGGTCGAGGCGAGCGGCCGGGCGGGCGAGTACCGCGCGCTCGACGACGAGTTCCGGGCCGCCCATGCCGACCGGCGCGCCGACGCGGCGGCGGTGGTGGCGGCGCGGCAGGCGGGCGACGACGGGGCGGCGCAGTCCGCCACGGCGGCTTTCGTGGAGAGCGACGGACGGGTCAACGACGTCAGGGCGCGTGCGCGAGACCTGGTGCGCGACGTGACGGGGGACGCCGCCTACAGCGACGTCAACTACGTCTTCCCGACCTTCATCACCACCCAGCTTCCCATCGGTCTCGTCGGGCTGCTGATCGCCGCCATCTTCGCGGCGGCCATGTCGAGCATCGCGGCCGAGCTCAACGCGTTGTCGGCGGCCAGCACCATCGACTTCTACCGCCGCCACTTCCGGCCGGGCGCGTCCGACGCGCACTATCTCCTGGTGTCGAAGCTGGCCACCGGCTTCTGGGGCATCTTCGCCGCGATTATCGCGCTCTACGCCGCCAACCTCGGCTCGCTGATCGAGGTGGTCAACCGCTTCGGGTCATTCTTCTACGGCTCGCTGCTCGGGGTCTTCGTCCTCGCGGTTGGCATGCCCCGCTCCACCGCCGCCGGCGCCTTTTGGGGCCTGATCGGCGGCATGGCGTCGGTGGCCGTGGTCGCCACTCTCACCGACGTGTCGTTCATGTGGCACAACCTGGTCGGGGTCGCCGCCGTCTGCGTGATCGGCTGGATCAGCACGCTCGGCCGGCCGGCGGCATAG
- a CDS encoding type II toxin-antitoxin system prevent-host-death family antitoxin has translation MVTSERKSPRAWTVAEAKARLSEVLRRAEDEGPQRIGTRKEFVVVPASVWDERNEPGPSLGQWLIAHAPRIGALELPPRDEGEERPGAFEDWTEDDWKALEQEHRDRETGE, from the coding sequence ATGGTCACCTCTGAACGCAAGTCTCCGCGCGCCTGGACCGTCGCCGAGGCGAAGGCCCGACTGTCCGAGGTGCTGCGCCGGGCGGAGGACGAGGGGCCGCAACGAATCGGCACCCGCAAGGAGTTCGTCGTCGTCCCGGCCAGCGTCTGGGACGAGAGGAACGAACCGGGACCGTCGCTGGGACAGTGGCTGATCGCGCACGCCCCTCGCATCGGAGCGCTCGAGCTCCCGCCACGCGATGAAGGAGAGGAGCGTCCCGGCGCGTTCGAGGACTGGACGGAGGACGACTGGAAGGCCCTCGAACAGGAGCACCGCGACCGGGAGACCGGCGAGTGA
- a CDS encoding type II toxin-antitoxin system VapC family toxin — MDGGRLEGPRTGAPRPGDRRVTGFLLDTNVVSEAIKPEPDPRVTEFLRDRHDRVWLSVVVLYEMEYGVHLLPRGRRRLAVATLIAGMVTNYENRILPLSREAAQRAAMLRARARRAGRPGQTADALIAGTAAANELVVATRDTGDFAPFDVEVLNPWTGGGG; from the coding sequence CTGGACGGAGGACGACTGGAAGGCCCTCGAACAGGAGCACCGCGACCGGGAGACCGGCGAGTGACCGGATTCCTCCTCGACACCAACGTCGTTTCCGAAGCGATCAAACCGGAACCGGACCCCCGCGTGACCGAGTTTCTGCGCGACCGGCACGACCGTGTCTGGCTCTCCGTCGTTGTGCTGTACGAGATGGAATACGGGGTCCACTTGCTCCCGCGGGGACGGCGCCGCCTCGCGGTTGCGACCCTGATCGCCGGGATGGTCACGAACTACGAGAACCGCATCCTGCCGCTGAGTCGCGAGGCTGCCCAACGGGCGGCGATGCTGCGCGCACGGGCACGTCGCGCCGGAAGGCCCGGACAGACTGCCGACGCGCTGATCGCCGGCACCGCCGCCGCCAACGAACTCGTCGTGGCGACCCGCGACACCGGCGACTTCGCCCCCTTCGACGTCGAGGTCCTGAACCCGTGGACAGGCGGCGGGGGTTGA
- a CDS encoding phage Gp37/Gp68 family protein — protein sequence MSTRSGIEWTETTWNPVTGCSKISPGCAHCYAERMARRLQAMGVGKYRRGFDVAVHENALAEPLRWRRPRLVFVNSMSDLFHSSVPAPFIEAVFDVMNRAGQHAFQVLTKRPDRVKLFEKRLHWTPNIWLGTSIESERWLGRRALLVGSGARTKFLSLEPLLGPLPGLDLSGIDWVIVGGESGPGARPMQAEWVRAIRDGCVRRNVPFFFKQWGGVFKKRAGRTLDGRTWDQMPVVAATVR from the coding sequence ATGTCCACGCGCTCAGGCATTGAGTGGACCGAGACCACGTGGAACCCCGTTACCGGGTGCTCGAAGATCAGCCCGGGGTGCGCGCATTGCTACGCCGAGCGAATGGCGAGGCGGCTACAGGCCATGGGCGTCGGCAAGTACCGGCGCGGATTCGACGTCGCGGTGCACGAGAACGCGTTGGCCGAGCCGCTTCGCTGGAGGCGGCCGCGACTGGTGTTCGTCAACTCGATGTCGGATCTCTTCCATAGCTCGGTGCCGGCGCCGTTCATTGAGGCAGTGTTCGACGTCATGAACCGAGCCGGTCAGCACGCCTTTCAGGTGCTGACCAAGCGGCCGGACCGCGTCAAGCTATTCGAGAAGCGGTTGCATTGGACGCCGAACATCTGGCTCGGTACGAGTATCGAATCGGAGAGATGGCTCGGTCGTCGGGCGCTGCTCGTGGGATCCGGCGCCCGAACGAAATTCCTGTCGCTGGAGCCTCTGTTGGGTCCGCTGCCCGGTCTGGATTTGAGCGGTATCGACTGGGTGATTGTCGGGGGCGAATCGGGTCCCGGCGCCCGACCGATGCAGGCCGAGTGGGTCAGAGCGATCCGGGACGGGTGCGTGCGACGCAACGTGCCGTTCTTCTTCAAACAGTGGGGAGGCGTGTTCAAGAAGCGCGCAGGCCGCACGCTGGACGGCCGGACCTGGGATCAGATGCCAGTTGTCGCGGCAACTGTGAGATGA
- the tcmP gene encoding three-Cys-motif partner protein TcmP has protein sequence MQFGGAWTEEKLGILERYLDAYTTALKSTPFKLVYIDAFAGTGLIDLQEDRDAVGFRGGSTRRAIQIRDKPFDELVFIEKDPARCAHLEKLRDEYPGRRITVENSEANSSLCDLRKDWRTWRGVLFLDPFATEVEWSTIKAIADFQALDTWILFPVSAIVRMLPRSRKPDDISPGWVSRLTRVFGDQSWRELYTQSPQRNLFGDSGSERQSGVDGLVSIYKKNLERLFGQRFLSTSRRLKTSTGSPLFEFMFCVGNPRGIGPATRIAGHILDRM, from the coding sequence ATGCAATTCGGCGGAGCGTGGACAGAAGAAAAGCTGGGAATCCTCGAGCGCTATCTCGATGCCTACACGACGGCGCTGAAGAGCACGCCGTTCAAGCTGGTGTACATCGATGCCTTCGCCGGCACCGGCCTAATCGACCTGCAAGAGGATCGTGACGCTGTGGGCTTCCGTGGCGGCTCGACCCGACGCGCCATTCAAATCCGCGACAAGCCGTTCGACGAGTTGGTCTTCATCGAGAAGGATCCCGCACGGTGTGCGCACCTGGAGAAGCTCCGGGACGAGTACCCCGGCAGGAGAATCACGGTCGAAAACTCCGAGGCGAACAGCTCTCTTTGCGATCTTCGCAAGGACTGGCGTACGTGGCGAGGCGTGTTGTTTCTCGATCCGTTCGCCACCGAGGTCGAATGGTCCACCATCAAGGCGATAGCGGACTTCCAGGCGCTGGATACATGGATCCTGTTCCCCGTTTCTGCGATTGTTCGCATGCTACCCAGGTCGCGGAAACCGGATGACATCTCGCCCGGGTGGGTGAGTCGCCTGACCCGAGTCTTCGGCGATCAGAGTTGGCGTGAATTGTATACGCAAAGCCCACAGCGGAATCTCTTTGGAGATTCTGGATCGGAGCGCCAGAGCGGCGTCGACGGCCTGGTGAGCATCTACAAGAAAAACCTCGAGCGCCTGTTCGGCCAGCGTTTCCTGTCGACTTCCAGACGTCTCAAGACCTCCACTGGATCGCCGCTGTTCGAGTTCATGTTCTGTGTCGGGAACCCACGGGGAATCGGACCTGCGACGCGCATCGCAGGTCACATCCTGGATCGCATGTAG
- a CDS encoding TVP38/TMEM64 family protein, with the protein MSNESAAPKSLPVARVLVGVVAVIALAALGRQFGVFLDRFVDWVDGLGALGPIVFMLGYVAATVAFIPGSVLTLAAGAIFGLGQGVVYVMIGATTGASLAFLLARFVAREAIAQRVAGNPRFAAIDRAVGREGFKIVLLLRLSPVFPFNMLNYGLGLTNVRFVDYVAASIGMLPGSLLYTYSGFVAGDIVRLTSETGPDRGPGYYAVVALGLLATIAVTTIVTRTARRAIREATGETEPAAG; encoded by the coding sequence ATGAGCAACGAATCCGCAGCCCCGAAGAGCCTGCCGGTCGCCCGCGTCCTCGTGGGCGTCGTCGCCGTCATCGCCCTGGCCGCGCTCGGCCGGCAGTTCGGCGTCTTTCTCGACCGGTTCGTCGATTGGGTCGACGGTCTCGGGGCGCTCGGACCGATCGTCTTCATGCTGGGCTACGTCGCCGCCACGGTGGCGTTCATCCCGGGGTCCGTGCTCACACTGGCCGCCGGCGCGATCTTCGGGCTCGGGCAGGGGGTCGTCTACGTCATGATCGGCGCCACGACCGGCGCCTCGCTCGCGTTCCTCCTCGCCCGCTTCGTCGCCCGCGAGGCGATTGCTCAGCGGGTGGCCGGGAACCCGCGGTTCGCCGCGATCGACCGCGCCGTCGGACGCGAGGGGTTCAAGATCGTCCTTCTGCTCCGCCTCTCGCCGGTCTTCCCGTTCAACATGCTGAACTACGGCCTGGGGCTGACGAACGTGCGTTTCGTCGACTACGTGGCGGCCTCCATCGGGATGCTGCCCGGCTCGCTCCTCTACACCTACTCCGGCTTCGTGGCCGGCGACATCGTGCGCCTGACCAGCGAGACCGGTCCCGACCGGGGCCCCGGCTACTACGCCGTCGTCGCTCTGGGCCTGCTCGCAACCATAGCCGTGACGACCATCGTCACGCGCACAGCGCGGCGCGCCATCAGGGAAGCGACCGGCGAGACCGAGCCCGCGGCCGGCTGA
- a CDS encoding TonB-dependent receptor, with translation MSAGPAGATCDSRATVRPRGDPLNRPFPRTRDKTNVCQRRFVLSRFPVRGGRSAPTSTPVPEGGSMLRYALTSAVVFGLVIAAPAPGAAQEGQLTGTVVDATGAVLPGAAVTLLGGPEGSRSTVTDAAGRFTFAAPSPGVYTVTVFLSGFGEVTVDGVEVAADPVELPGITLRLAAFDEAVVVSATRIEEPLQQVPMSISAVTGADIERRAIDNLTELSRWTPGLTVVDQGARGSNVVIVRGLHTDALNGSEAAGNNYNNGVATYLGDIPLAVDLRLHDIERVEVLLGPQGTLYGAGTLAGAVRYLPRRPDTERRTLEVRGDLFALAHGGAPGSDAGLTFNLPLVERRLALRGSVDRFADPGFIDYDYLLRTPGVSEPEPDLADPQAVAANLRSEPDANTEDTLAARLSLLWNATADLSALFAYHLQDQRVGARQVNHARSFDTGRYVSAHRYLEPNDRKNELLSLEVTWAPGAVELTSAAGYSRFSAQGQRDQTDLLIQAFGIGGLLPGTFPALARAQALDPGISVADLTSQFRSFSAYTREDSREERLNWETRLVSTGDGPWRWVGGVFFNRYDSSGTSFEYAPGLSAFSGVTPILSGSPVAEPVEYYSLGTQAVDERALFGEISRNLGERWRVTGGGRWFGYGVATGNLTEFPYTPMYNSPFTDYASDDSGVLFKGSLSYRLDDETNVYFTRSEGYRIGGGNNFRVCTDEELALLTDADPANDPPQSGCIYADQALIRPDTTTNYEAGLRRSWADERVTFSGTLFHVDWTDIQVAGLTPFSAEPITLNGGGAVSRGVEVASAASVSDALRLRGSWSYTRAELSVDSPGLLDGGADAFAGDRLSGAPRQQGSLLASYATLLGDDMAFDVQYGYSYVGDVLTRIGMRAGGETLPAYDLHNLSASISRDAWTLTFYADNLLDEYAVTGVRQTPDLIGVTEDGFRSRRYFANVLAPRRAGVRLRYAFR, from the coding sequence ATGTCGGCGGGTCCGGCCGGCGCAACCTGCGACTCGCGGGCAACGGTGCGGCCCCGCGGTGACCCGCTGAATCGCCCGTTTCCGCGGACACGTGATAAAACGAATGTGTGCCAGCGGAGATTCGTGTTATCACGATTCCCGGTTCGCGGCGGGCGTTCGGCACCGACCTCGACGCCGGTTCCCGAGGGGGGCTCCATGCTTCGCTACGCATTGACTTCTGCGGTCGTCTTCGGTCTGGTCATCGCCGCGCCGGCGCCCGGCGCCGCGCAGGAGGGGCAGCTCACCGGCACGGTCGTCGACGCGACCGGCGCCGTGCTGCCCGGTGCGGCCGTCACGCTGCTCGGCGGCCCGGAGGGTTCGCGTTCCACGGTGACCGATGCCGCGGGCCGCTTCACGTTCGCCGCTCCTTCCCCAGGTGTCTACACGGTGACCGTCTTCCTGAGCGGCTTCGGCGAGGTGACGGTGGACGGGGTCGAGGTCGCTGCCGATCCGGTGGAGCTGCCGGGCATCACCCTCCGACTGGCGGCGTTCGACGAGGCGGTGGTCGTCTCCGCGACCCGCATCGAGGAGCCGCTGCAGCAGGTGCCGATGAGCATCTCGGCGGTGACCGGCGCGGACATCGAGCGGCGGGCGATCGACAACCTGACGGAGCTGTCGCGCTGGACTCCCGGTCTCACGGTCGTCGATCAGGGTGCGCGGGGCAGCAACGTCGTCATCGTGCGCGGCCTGCATACCGACGCGCTGAACGGGTCGGAGGCGGCGGGCAACAACTACAACAACGGGGTCGCCACCTACCTCGGCGACATCCCGCTGGCGGTCGACCTCCGGCTGCACGACATCGAGCGGGTGGAGGTGCTGCTCGGACCGCAGGGGACGCTGTACGGCGCCGGCACGCTGGCCGGTGCGGTGCGCTATCTACCGCGCCGCCCGGACACCGAACGCCGCACGCTGGAGGTCCGCGGCGACCTGTTCGCACTGGCCCACGGCGGGGCGCCCGGCTCGGACGCCGGCCTCACGTTCAACCTGCCGTTGGTCGAGCGCCGGCTGGCGCTGCGCGGTTCCGTCGACCGCTTCGCCGATCCGGGGTTCATCGACTACGACTACCTGCTCCGCACGCCCGGCGTATCCGAGCCGGAGCCGGACCTGGCGGATCCGCAGGCGGTGGCCGCGAACCTGCGGTCGGAGCCGGACGCCAACACCGAGGACACGCTCGCAGCGCGGCTCTCCCTCTTATGGAACGCGACCGCGGACCTGTCCGCGCTCTTCGCCTACCACCTGCAGGACCAGCGGGTGGGCGCGCGGCAGGTCAACCACGCGCGGTCTTTCGACACCGGGCGCTACGTCTCCGCGCACCGTTACCTGGAGCCCAACGACCGGAAAAACGAGCTGCTGAGCCTCGAGGTGACCTGGGCGCCGGGGGCGGTGGAGCTGACCTCGGCGGCCGGCTACTCCCGATTCTCGGCGCAGGGGCAGCGCGACCAGACCGACCTGCTGATCCAGGCGTTCGGCATAGGGGGGCTGCTGCCCGGCACGTTCCCCGCGCTGGCGCGGGCGCAGGCCCTCGACCCCGGCATCTCGGTCGCGGACCTGACGTCGCAGTTTCGCTCGTTCTCCGCCTACACGCGGGAGGATTCGCGCGAGGAGCGGCTCAACTGGGAGACCCGCCTGGTTTCCACCGGCGACGGTCCATGGCGCTGGGTCGGCGGCGTTTTCTTCAATCGGTACGACAGCAGCGGGACGAGCTTCGAGTACGCGCCCGGGCTGTCCGCGTTCTCCGGCGTCACGCCGATCCTGTCCGGCAGCCCCGTAGCCGAGCCGGTCGAGTACTACAGCCTCGGCACGCAGGCGGTGGACGAACGCGCGTTGTTCGGCGAGATCTCGCGCAACCTCGGCGAGCGGTGGCGGGTGACGGGGGGCGGCCGCTGGTTCGGCTACGGCGTCGCGACCGGCAACCTCACCGAGTTCCCGTACACGCCGATGTACAACTCGCCGTTCACCGACTACGCGTCCGATGACAGCGGCGTCCTGTTCAAGGGCAGCCTCAGCTACCGGCTCGACGACGAGACGAACGTCTATTTCACGCGGTCCGAGGGCTATCGCATCGGCGGCGGCAACAACTTCCGGGTCTGCACCGACGAGGAGCTGGCGCTGCTGACGGACGCCGACCCTGCCAACGACCCGCCGCAGTCGGGTTGCATCTACGCCGACCAGGCGTTGATCCGGCCGGACACCACCACCAACTACGAAGCGGGGCTGCGGCGCTCGTGGGCCGACGAACGGGTCACCTTCAGCGGCACGCTGTTCCACGTCGACTGGACCGACATCCAGGTGGCCGGCCTCACCCCCTTCAGCGCCGAGCCGATTACGCTGAACGGCGGCGGCGCCGTCAGCCGCGGGGTGGAGGTGGCGTCGGCCGCGAGCGTAAGCGACGCTCTGCGGCTCCGGGGTTCGTGGTCGTACACGCGTGCGGAGTTGAGCGTGGACTCGCCCGGCCTGCTCGACGGCGGCGCCGACGCCTTCGCGGGCGACCGGCTCTCGGGCGCGCCGCGGCAGCAGGGGAGCCTGCTCGCCTCCTACGCCACGCTGCTCGGCGACGACATGGCGTTCGACGTGCAGTACGGCTACAGCTACGTCGGCGACGTCCTCACGCGGATCGGGATGCGGGCGGGTGGCGAGACGCTGCCGGCCTACGACCTGCACAACCTGTCGGCATCGATCTCCAGGGACGCCTGGACCCTGACGTTCTATGCGGACAATCTGCTCGACGAGTACGCGGTCACGGGCGTGCGCCAGACTCCCGATCTGATTGGCGTCACCGAGGACGGCTTCCGGTCGCGCCGCTATTTCGCCAACGTGCTGGCTCCGCGGCGGGCGGGCGTGCGTCTTCGGTACGCCTTCCGGTAG